Proteins encoded by one window of Rhodamnia argentea isolate NSW1041297 chromosome 6, ASM2092103v1, whole genome shotgun sequence:
- the LOC115752187 gene encoding receptor-like serine/threonine-protein kinase NCRK isoform X1 encodes MKLHGEVAVICLAGFLSIHRIFCDESSNAFGTIKWTCACLSDRGNQNSFLLSNCSTSCNCTSAAGGKSENMWTCRCIDMFPKIASVINDTNCFTACNCTAGSLNEAQASDKHNSSRAVIIVLLICVLFTTIAFLASIMFYFCRKEKSPIQSPVFSSDKETSCNSATNLIQHKISSTREAKVNVSSPISSFVGCFYKASFFVKHKSGTVHGILLQFAYSELEHATNYFSSSNLIGLGGSSYVYRGQLKDGKIVAIKRLKHEDGPDADLKFSTEVDLLSRLHHCHVVPLLGYCSEFQGKHVERLLVFEFMPNGNLRDCLDGPIGENMSWDIRVGIAIGAARGLEYLHDAAAPRILHRDVKSTNILLDENWRAKITDLGMAKCLKADDLPSGSNSPARMQGTFGYFAPEYAIVGRASLKSDVFSFGVVLLELITGQQPIHKSTSKGEESLVIWATPRLQDSGRVIAELPDPRLKGNFPEEEMYIMAYLAKECLLLDPDSRPTMSEVVQILSTIAPDKSRMRNIQARLFQWSSASMKSDLITERPGKLVNSPIDAEELKNIASNGLSSPCSSCSLPVDVGPEPWVASNDNNISSNHAERLILLSSKARSCRSHEDDTVDLVEPRFESFCLATASPLEKAH; translated from the exons ATGAAGCTTCACGGGGAAGTTGCAGTTATTTGTCTCGCTGGCTTCCTCTCGATTCATCGTATTTTTTGTG ATGAATCTTCTAATGCATTTGGGACAATCAAATGGACATGTGCATGCTTATCAGACCGAGGGAACCAAAACTCTTTTCTCTTATCAAACTGCTCTACATCCTGTAATTGTACTTCAG CAGCTGGAGGAAAGAGTGAAAATATGTGGACATGCAGATGCATTGACATGTTTCCCAAAATTGCATCTGTGATCAATGATACCAATTGCTTCACAGCCTGCAATTGCACTGCAG GTTCTCTTAATGAGGCACAAGCCTCAGATAAGCACAATTCAAGCAGAGCTGTCATAATTGTACTATTAATCTGTGTCCTTTTCACAACTATCGCATTCCTTGCCTCGATCATGTTCTACTTTTGCCGAAAGGAGAAGTCCCCAATCCAGTCACCTGTGTTCTCATCGGACAAAGAAACAAGTTGCAATAGTGCCACTAATTTAATCCAACATAAGATCTCATCCACTCGAGAAGCTAAAGTTAATGTTTCTTCCCCTATCAGTTCTTTCGTAG GGTGCTTCTACAAGGCTTCATTCTTTGTTAAACACAAATCCGGAACTGTACATGGTATCTTACTTCAGTTTGCGTACTCTGAACTGGAACATGCAACCAACTACTTTTCCAGTTCTAATCTCATTGGACTTGGAGGAAGCAGCTACGTGTATCGTGGACAGCTTAAAGATGGTAAAATTGTCGCTATTAAGAGACTTAAGCACGAGGATGGTCCAGATGCAGACTTAAAGTTTTCAACTGAG GTGGACCTCTTATCAAGACTTCATCACTGTCATGTGGTGCCTTTGCTCGGATACTGCTCAGAATTTCAAGGGAAACACGTTGAAAGGCTGCTGGTGTTTGAATTTATGCCCAATGGTAATCTAAGAGATTGTCTAGATGGCCCAATAGGAGAGAATATGAGCTGGGATATCCGTGTTGGAATTGCAATTGGAGCTGCAAGGGGGTTGGAGTATCTCCATGATGCAGCTGCTCCAAGAATCCTGCATAGAGATGTCAAATCCACAAACATTCTTTTAGATGAGAATTGGAGGGCCAAG ATAACTGATCTTGGTATGGCTAAATGTTTAAAAGCTGATGACCTACCTAGCGGTTCCAATTCTCCAGCAAGGATGCAGGGTACTTTTGGCTATTTTGCTCCTGAGTACGCAATTGTTGGGAGAGCCTCGCTCAAATCTGATGTTTTCAGTTTTGGGgtggttcttcttgagctcatCACTGGCCAGCAACCAATCCATAAATCAACCAGCAAAGGAGAAGAGAGCCTTGTCATATGG GCTACACCACGTTTACAAGACAGTGGCCGAGTGATTGCAGAGTTGCCTGATCCCAGGCTGAAAGGAAACTTCCCCGAAGAAGAGATGTATATAATGGCTTACCTGGCAAAGGAATGCCTGTTATTGGATCCTGACTCTAGACCAACCATGAGTGAGGTGGTTCAAATTCTTTCCACAATTGCACCTGATAAATCTAGGATGAGAAACATACAGGCCAGACTTTTTCAG TGGTCTTCTGCCAGCATGAAATCTGATTTGATTACAGAAAGACCTGGCAAACTGGTAAATAGTCCTATAGACGCAGAAGAGTTGAAAAATATCGCGTCAAACGGGTTGTCCAGCCCATGTTCTTCATGTTCTCTACCAGTTGATGTCGGCCCAGAGCCTTGGGTTGCAAGCAATGACAACAATATTTCCTCCAATCATGCAGAGAGATTGATTCTGCTCTCCTCTAAAGCCAGGAGCTGCCGTTCCCACGAGGATGATACAGTGGACTTAGTTGAACCTCGGTTCGAATCCTTCTGCTTGGCGACTGCAAGTCCCCTTGAGAAGGCACATTGA
- the LOC115752187 gene encoding receptor-like serine/threonine-protein kinase NCRK isoform X2, with protein sequence MKLHGEVAVICLAGFLSIHRIFCDESSNAFGTIKWTCACLSDRGNQNSFLLSNCSTSCNCTSAGGKSENMWTCRCIDMFPKIASVINDTNCFTACNCTAGSLNEAQASDKHNSSRAVIIVLLICVLFTTIAFLASIMFYFCRKEKSPIQSPVFSSDKETSCNSATNLIQHKISSTREAKVNVSSPISSFVGCFYKASFFVKHKSGTVHGILLQFAYSELEHATNYFSSSNLIGLGGSSYVYRGQLKDGKIVAIKRLKHEDGPDADLKFSTEVDLLSRLHHCHVVPLLGYCSEFQGKHVERLLVFEFMPNGNLRDCLDGPIGENMSWDIRVGIAIGAARGLEYLHDAAAPRILHRDVKSTNILLDENWRAKITDLGMAKCLKADDLPSGSNSPARMQGTFGYFAPEYAIVGRASLKSDVFSFGVVLLELITGQQPIHKSTSKGEESLVIWATPRLQDSGRVIAELPDPRLKGNFPEEEMYIMAYLAKECLLLDPDSRPTMSEVVQILSTIAPDKSRMRNIQARLFQWSSASMKSDLITERPGKLVNSPIDAEELKNIASNGLSSPCSSCSLPVDVGPEPWVASNDNNISSNHAERLILLSSKARSCRSHEDDTVDLVEPRFESFCLATASPLEKAH encoded by the exons ATGAAGCTTCACGGGGAAGTTGCAGTTATTTGTCTCGCTGGCTTCCTCTCGATTCATCGTATTTTTTGTG ATGAATCTTCTAATGCATTTGGGACAATCAAATGGACATGTGCATGCTTATCAGACCGAGGGAACCAAAACTCTTTTCTCTTATCAAACTGCTCTACATCCTGTAATTGTACTTCAG CTGGAGGAAAGAGTGAAAATATGTGGACATGCAGATGCATTGACATGTTTCCCAAAATTGCATCTGTGATCAATGATACCAATTGCTTCACAGCCTGCAATTGCACTGCAG GTTCTCTTAATGAGGCACAAGCCTCAGATAAGCACAATTCAAGCAGAGCTGTCATAATTGTACTATTAATCTGTGTCCTTTTCACAACTATCGCATTCCTTGCCTCGATCATGTTCTACTTTTGCCGAAAGGAGAAGTCCCCAATCCAGTCACCTGTGTTCTCATCGGACAAAGAAACAAGTTGCAATAGTGCCACTAATTTAATCCAACATAAGATCTCATCCACTCGAGAAGCTAAAGTTAATGTTTCTTCCCCTATCAGTTCTTTCGTAG GGTGCTTCTACAAGGCTTCATTCTTTGTTAAACACAAATCCGGAACTGTACATGGTATCTTACTTCAGTTTGCGTACTCTGAACTGGAACATGCAACCAACTACTTTTCCAGTTCTAATCTCATTGGACTTGGAGGAAGCAGCTACGTGTATCGTGGACAGCTTAAAGATGGTAAAATTGTCGCTATTAAGAGACTTAAGCACGAGGATGGTCCAGATGCAGACTTAAAGTTTTCAACTGAG GTGGACCTCTTATCAAGACTTCATCACTGTCATGTGGTGCCTTTGCTCGGATACTGCTCAGAATTTCAAGGGAAACACGTTGAAAGGCTGCTGGTGTTTGAATTTATGCCCAATGGTAATCTAAGAGATTGTCTAGATGGCCCAATAGGAGAGAATATGAGCTGGGATATCCGTGTTGGAATTGCAATTGGAGCTGCAAGGGGGTTGGAGTATCTCCATGATGCAGCTGCTCCAAGAATCCTGCATAGAGATGTCAAATCCACAAACATTCTTTTAGATGAGAATTGGAGGGCCAAG ATAACTGATCTTGGTATGGCTAAATGTTTAAAAGCTGATGACCTACCTAGCGGTTCCAATTCTCCAGCAAGGATGCAGGGTACTTTTGGCTATTTTGCTCCTGAGTACGCAATTGTTGGGAGAGCCTCGCTCAAATCTGATGTTTTCAGTTTTGGGgtggttcttcttgagctcatCACTGGCCAGCAACCAATCCATAAATCAACCAGCAAAGGAGAAGAGAGCCTTGTCATATGG GCTACACCACGTTTACAAGACAGTGGCCGAGTGATTGCAGAGTTGCCTGATCCCAGGCTGAAAGGAAACTTCCCCGAAGAAGAGATGTATATAATGGCTTACCTGGCAAAGGAATGCCTGTTATTGGATCCTGACTCTAGACCAACCATGAGTGAGGTGGTTCAAATTCTTTCCACAATTGCACCTGATAAATCTAGGATGAGAAACATACAGGCCAGACTTTTTCAG TGGTCTTCTGCCAGCATGAAATCTGATTTGATTACAGAAAGACCTGGCAAACTGGTAAATAGTCCTATAGACGCAGAAGAGTTGAAAAATATCGCGTCAAACGGGTTGTCCAGCCCATGTTCTTCATGTTCTCTACCAGTTGATGTCGGCCCAGAGCCTTGGGTTGCAAGCAATGACAACAATATTTCCTCCAATCATGCAGAGAGATTGATTCTGCTCTCCTCTAAAGCCAGGAGCTGCCGTTCCCACGAGGATGATACAGTGGACTTAGTTGAACCTCGGTTCGAATCCTTCTGCTTGGCGACTGCAAGTCCCCTTGAGAAGGCACATTGA
- the LOC115752252 gene encoding protein CNGC15b, with translation MGYDNSRSVRFQEDHHPAKLPMAKGNGIGQLNYKSNGNELYEPKATPEKAGKSLKAKVLLRVFSEDYERVKRKILDPRGRIIHRWNKIFLVASLISLFVDPLFFYLPVVWKEQCIEIGIPLEVALTIVRSVADVFYMIQMFVRFHTAYVAPSSRVFGRGELVIDSSKIASRYFRKDFWIDLVAALPLPQVLIWLVIPNLEGSTMTNTKNVLRFIIIFQYIPRLFLIFPLSSQIVKAAGVVTETAWAGAAYNLMLYMLASHVLGACWYLLSIERQEACWRSVCDDQKLSCEPGFFDCYRANNVDRTAWFQSSNLSRLCNPSSGFYDFGIYGDAVTSEVTVSLFFNKYFYCLWWGLRNLSSLGQNLSTSTYVGEIIFAITIATLGLVLFALLIGNMQTYLQSTTVRLEEWRIKRTDIEQWMHHRQLPQELKQSIRKHDQFRWIATRGVDEETVLKGLPVDLRRDIKRHLCLDLVRRVPLFDQMDERMLDAICERLKPTLCTEGTFLVREGDPVNEMLFIIRGHLDSYTTNGGRTGFFNSCCIGPGDFCGEELLTWALDPRPSVILPSSTRTVKSISEVEAFALSAEDLKFVASQFRRLHSKQLRHKFRFYSHHWRTWAACFAQAAWRRFKKQKEVAELKAQESLAQCVKAAKKVLAGSGLASYSTRPAASTRKGGGHSHSGSDSSPIASLQKPAEPDFSVDDD, from the exons ATGGGATATGACAATTCAAGATCTGTCAG ATTTCAAGAGGATCATCATCCAGCAAAGCTCCCTATGGCGAAAGGCAATGGAATTGGTCAACTGAACTACAAGAGTAATGGGAATGAGCTGTACGAACCAAAAGCCACGCCTGAGAAAGCAGGGAAGTCCTTGAAAGCTAAAGTGCTGCTAAGAGTGTTCTCCGAGGATTACGAGAGAGTGAAGCGAAAAATATTGGATCCTCGGGGACGAATCATTCACCGTTGGAACAAGATTTTCTTGGTGGCATCTTTGATTTCTCTGTTTGTGGACCCCCTCTTCTTTTATTTGCCTGTAGTTTGGAAGGAACAATGCATAGAAATAGGGATACCACTAGAAGTTGCCCTTACTATAGTAAGGTCGGTGGCTGATGTGTTTTACATGATTCAGATGTTCGTTCGGTTTCATACAGCTTATGTCGCGCCATCTTCCCGAGTCTTCGGGAGAGGTGAACTTGTTATTGACTCGTCGAAGATCGCCTCGAGGTACTTTCGCAAGGACTTCTGGATCGATCTTGTTGCTGCCTTACCACTTCCTCAG GTGCTGATATGGCTTGTTATCCCCAATCTCGAGGGTTCGACAATGACCAATACCAAAAACGTCCTCCGTTTTATCATAATCTTTCAATATATCCCGAGACTCTTTCTTATATTCCCACTATCATCGCAAATCGTCAAGGCCGCTGGCGTCGTCACGGAGACAGCATGGGCCGGAGCAGCTTATAATCTCATGCTTTACATGTTGGCAAGCCAT GTTTTAGGAGCTTGTTGGTATCTGTTATCAATAGAACGACAGGAGGCATGCTGGAGAAGTGTATGTGACGATCAGAAGCTGTCTTGTGAGCCCGGTTTCTTCGATTGCTACAGGGCAAATAATGTCGACAGGACCGCCTGGTTCCAATCAAGCAATCTCTCCCGCTTATGCAATCCCTCGAGTGGTTTTTATGATTTCGGCATATATGGCGATGCGGTGACATCTGAAGTGACCGTGTCTCTGTTCTTCAACAAGTACTTTTATTGCCTTTGGTGGGGGTTGAGGAATCTGAG TTCTTTGGGACAAAATCTCTCGACGAGCACATATGTCGGAGAAATCATTTTTGCGATAACCATTGCGACTCTAGGGCTGGTTCTCTTTGCATTGCTGATTGGAAATATGCAA ACATACCTGCAATCTACGACGGTCCGACTGGAAGAGTGGAGGATCAAGCGAACAGATATAGAACAGTGGATGCATCACAGGCAACTACCTCAGGAGCTGAAGCAATCCATTCGGAAACATGACCAGTTCAGGTGGATTGCCACTAGAGGTGTCGATGAGGAAACTGTTCTGAAAGGCCTTCCCGTGGATCTCAGGAGGGACATCAAGCGTCATCTCTGCCTCGATCTAGTTCGACGC GTCCCGTTATTTGATCAAATGGACGAGAGAATGCTGGATGCGATCTGCGAGAGGCTGAAGCCCACCTTGTGCACCGAAGGCACGTTCCTGGTGCGCGAAGGCGACCCCGTCAACGagatgctcttcatcatccggGGCCATCTCGACTCTTACACCACCAACGGCGGACGCACCGGTTTCTTCAACTCGTGCTGCATTGGACCTGGCGACTTCTGCGGAGAGGAGCTGCTCACGTGGGCCCTGGACCCGCGACCGAGTGTGATCCTCCCGTCATCAACCCGGACAGTCAAGTCCATTTCGGAAGTTGAGGCATTTGCCCTCAGCGCGGAAGACTTGAAGTTCGTGGCATCGCAGTTCCGGAGGCTGCACAGCAAGCAGCTGCGGCACAAGTTCAGGTTCTACTCGCATCACTGGCGGACATGGGCCGCTTGCTTCGCACAAGCTGCGTGGCGCCGGTTCAAGAAGCAGAAGGAAGTCGCTGAGCTTAAGGCTCAAGAGAGCCTCGCACAGTGTGTTAAGGCTGCCAAAAAGGTCCTGGCCGGCTCAGGACTGGCTTCATACTCGACTAGGCCGGCCGCAAGCACTAGGAAAGGCGGTGGGCATAGTCATTCTGGCTCAGACTCAAGTCCCATTGCATCGCTACAGAAACCGGCAGAGCCGGACTTCTCCGTCGACGATGATTGA
- the LOC115752264 gene encoding cytokinin riboside 5'-monophosphate phosphoribohydrolase LOG1 isoform X1 produces MEMKQSSKFKRVCVFCGSSQGKKSSYKDAAIELGKELVSRNIDLVYGGGSIGLMGLVSQAVYSGGRHVLGVIPKSLMPREITGETVGEVKAVADMHERKAEMARRSDAFIALPGGYGTLEELLEVIAWAQLGIHDKPQVGMLNVDGYYNPLLEFIDKAVEEGFIRPNARHIIVSAPCARDLIKRMEEYCPRHERVASKLSWEMEQLASSTNYDISR; encoded by the exons atggagatgaaGCAATCATCAAAGTTCAAGAGGGTATGTGTGTTCTGTGGGAGCAGCCAAGGGAAGAAGAGCAGCTATAAAGATGCTGCTATTGAGCTCGGCAAAGAGCTG GTGTCGAGGAATATCGATCTGGTGTATGGAGGAGGGAGCATCGGGCTGATGGGTCTTGTCTCGCAAGCCGTCTACAGCGGGGGCCGCCATGTCCTCGG GGTCATTCCCAAAAGTCTCATGCCTCGAGAG ATAACTGGAGAAACAGTGGGAGAAGTGAAGGCGGTTGCCGACATGCATGAGAGGAAGGCGGAGATGGCTCGACGTTCGGACGCATTCATCGCCTTACCTG GGGGTTATGGAACGCTCGAAGAACTTCTGGAAGTGATTGCCTGGGCCCAACTGGGCATCCACGACAAGCCG cAGGTGGGGATGCTGAACGTAGATGGGTACTACAACCCCTTGTTGGAATTCATCGACAAAGCAGTGGAGGAAGGTTTCATCCGGCCCAATGCACGCCACATCATTGTATCTGCACCTTGTGCCCGGGACTTGATCAAGAGGATGGAG GAGTATTGTCCTCGCCATGAAAGGGTGGCTTCGAAGCTAAGTTGGGAGATGGAGCAACTGGCCTCCTCTACAAATTATGACATCTCCAGATga
- the LOC115752264 gene encoding cytokinin riboside 5'-monophosphate phosphoribohydrolase LOG1 isoform X2 gives MEMKQSSKFKRVCVFCGSSQGKKSSYKDAAIELGKELVSRNIDLVYGGGSIGLMGLVSQAVYSGGRHVLGVIPKSLMPREITGETVGEVKAVADMHERKAEMARRSDAFIALPGGYGTLEELLEVIAWAQLGIHDKPVGMLNVDGYYNPLLEFIDKAVEEGFIRPNARHIIVSAPCARDLIKRMEEYCPRHERVASKLSWEMEQLASSTNYDISR, from the exons atggagatgaaGCAATCATCAAAGTTCAAGAGGGTATGTGTGTTCTGTGGGAGCAGCCAAGGGAAGAAGAGCAGCTATAAAGATGCTGCTATTGAGCTCGGCAAAGAGCTG GTGTCGAGGAATATCGATCTGGTGTATGGAGGAGGGAGCATCGGGCTGATGGGTCTTGTCTCGCAAGCCGTCTACAGCGGGGGCCGCCATGTCCTCGG GGTCATTCCCAAAAGTCTCATGCCTCGAGAG ATAACTGGAGAAACAGTGGGAGAAGTGAAGGCGGTTGCCGACATGCATGAGAGGAAGGCGGAGATGGCTCGACGTTCGGACGCATTCATCGCCTTACCTG GGGGTTATGGAACGCTCGAAGAACTTCTGGAAGTGATTGCCTGGGCCCAACTGGGCATCCACGACAAGCCG GTGGGGATGCTGAACGTAGATGGGTACTACAACCCCTTGTTGGAATTCATCGACAAAGCAGTGGAGGAAGGTTTCATCCGGCCCAATGCACGCCACATCATTGTATCTGCACCTTGTGCCCGGGACTTGATCAAGAGGATGGAG GAGTATTGTCCTCGCCATGAAAGGGTGGCTTCGAAGCTAAGTTGGGAGATGGAGCAACTGGCCTCCTCTACAAATTATGACATCTCCAGATga
- the LOC115752263 gene encoding uncharacterized protein LOC115752263, whose product MGLVRNATMRSGDYLEGVLTDYVSGNKASKLKPQRSYSGRLVACLTFLQFAFAVYATFLLYYMSPAIDLRSKPDFAWATRIAQQWKQLIVPPHVLSRHQQSANAVLGPELIPRVSPMEVCEHEKIEFEQKKSNDAVMIKLKRELYDEVLSFQGKNFGTETLAQLMAIKSKWDLKGPNRPKVTVILNHFKRKTLCAQLDSLLHQTLPFHHVWVLSFGSPNELSLRRIVESYNDSRISFVSSSYDFKYYGRFQMALQTEADLVYVLDDDMIPGKKMLQILSHVAGTDKYKNSVLGSIGRILPFRQKDFTFPSYRKFRSKEAGLYLPDPAYNITVDRIVQVDFLSSSWFLSAELVKTLFIETPLTFMTGEDLHLSYQLQKYRNAYSYVLPVDPSDIDTWGDSEHRLAYVSETTAIFKDIVQVRDDQWWRALASGYVTQWAQMHPQRIDALFYAHSVAEVKALAPLLEKFRSTVGKKAYLAVSGGGFCPCEAAAAVLQWPPAVCSERRFKVFDLAVGATSGVSDSEVPVLQVVYSSVKGLIRIHNPTVVVAVADLDENVKKALRMAAESNGNGMTTVVLLPRASLPKVLWMADLRSTALPNWNRMRISVNIITQNRATSLKRLLTSLSNAFYLSDEVPISFNMDSKVDEATIKLVNSFDWPHGPKTLRRRIIQGGLIRAVSESWYPASDDDYGLLLEDDIEVSPYYYLWVKYALLAYHYDPQVALPELSSISLYTPKLVEVVKERPKWNATEFFKHIHPNTPYLHQLPCSWGAVFFPKHWKEFYVYMNMRFTENAKENPVQIPKSRTNGWQASWKKFLIDMMYLRGYVSLYPNFPNQASFSTNHMEPGAHISAKDNVVRHNKADFEVPLLKEDFRNFLPGGKLPPASRLPSLNLFNQPLSLKGLKAAGAKLGQDVIRCDNKTEIVAVDHGTGLPARCAKF is encoded by the exons atgggtttagTCCGAAACGCAACCATGAGAAGCGGGGATTACTTGGAAGGCGTCTTGACCGACTACGTTAGTGGCAACAAGGCCAGCAAGCTGAAGCCCCAGCGGAGCTACTCCGGCCGCCTTGTCGCGTGCCTCACCTTCCTGCAGTTCGCCTTTGCTGTCTACGCGACCTTCCTGCTGTACTACATGAGCCCCGCGATCGATCTACGGTCCAAGCCAGACTTCGCGTGGGCCACGCGCATCGCGCAGCAGTGGAAGCAGCTCATAGTCCCACCCCACGTACTGAGCCGCCACCAACAATCAGCCAACGCGGTCCTGGGGCCCGAACTGATCCCGCGGGTCAGCCCTATGGAGGTGTGCGAGCACGAGAAGATTGAGTTCGAGCAGAAGAAGTCCAACGATGCAGTGATGATCAAGCTCAAGAGAGAGCTCTACGATGAGGTATTGTCATTCCAGGGCAAGAACTTTGGGACGGAGACTCTGGCTCAGCTCATGGCGATAAAGTCCAAGTGGGACTTGAAGGGCCCGAACCGGCCTAAAGTGACTGTGATCTTGAACCACTTCAAGAGGAAAACGCTCTGTGCACAACTGGACTCGCTGCTCCACCAAACGCTACCGTTTCACCATGTTTGGGTCCTCTCCTTCGGTAGCCCCAACGAGCTCTCCCTGAGAAGGATCGTTGAGAGCTACAACGACTCAAGAATCAGCTTCGTCAGCTCCAGCTACGACTTCAAATACTACGGGAGGTTCCAAATGGCGCTGCAGACCGAGGCCGACCTCGTGTATGTCCTCGACGATGACATGATCCCCGGGAAGAAGATGCTGCAGATCCTGTCTCACGTGGCCGGAACTGACAAGTACAAGAACTCGGTCCTCGGGAGCATCGGGCGGATCCTGCCCTTCCGGCAGAAGGACTTCACGTTCCCTAGCTACCGGAAGTTCCGGTCGAAGGAGGCGGGGCTCTATCTGCCCGATCCGGCCTACAACATCACAGTGGACCGGATCGTTCAGGTGGATTTCCTGTCCAGCTCGTGGTTCTTGTCGGCCGAGCTCGTGAAGACGCTCTTCATCGAGACGCCCCTCACGTTCATGACCGGCGAAGATCTCCACCTTAG CTACCAGCTTCAAAAGTATAGGAACGCCTACTCCTACGTGCTGCCGGTGGACCCCAGCGACATCGACACGTGGGGCGACAGCGAGCACCGGTTGGCCTACGTGTCAGAAACGACGGCGATCTTCAAGGACATCGTCCAGGTCCGGGACGATCAGTGGTGGAGAGCCCTCGCCTCCGGCTACGTCACCCAGTGGGCCCAGATGCACCCGCAGCGGATCGACGCCCTGTTCTACGCCCACTCCGTCGCCGAGGTCAAGGCCCTTGCCCCCCTCCTGGAGAAGTTCCGCTCCACCGTCGGCAAGAAGGCCTACCTAGCGGTCTCCGGCGGCGGCTTCTGCCCATGcgaggccgccgccgccgttctCCAGTGGCCTCCGGCCGTTTGCAGCGAGAGGCGGTTCAAGGTGTTCGACCTGGCCGTCGGGGCGACCTCGGGGGTGTCGGACTCGGAGGTCCCGGTGCTCCAGGTGGTCTACTCGAGCGTGAAGGGGCTAATTCGGATCCACAACCCGACCGTGGTGGTTGCGGTGGCTGATCTGGACGAGAACGTGAAGAAGGCGCTGAGGATGGCGGCGGAGAGCAACGGGAATGGGATGACGACGGTGGTGCTCTTGCCCAGGGCCTCCCTGCCCAAGGTGCTTTGGATGGCTGATCTCCGGTCAACGGCGCTACCGA ATTGGAACAGGATGCGAATCTCTGTCAACATCATCACGCAGAACCGAGCGACGTCCCTGAAGAGGCTACTCACGTCGCTCAGCAATGCCTTCTACCTCAGCGACGAGGTCCCTATCAGCTTCAACATGGACAGCAAGGTGGACGAGGCCACCATAAAGCTGGTGAACTCCTTCGACTGGCCGCACGGCCCCAAGACCCTACGCCGGAGGATCATCCAGGGAGGCCTGATCCGAGCCGTCAGCGAGAGCTGGTACCCGGCGTCCGACGACGACTACGGCCTCCTCCTCGAGGATGACATCGAGGTCTCCCCTTACTACTACTTGTGGGTCAAGTATGCTCTCTTGGCCTATCACTATGACCCGCAGGTCGCGCTCCCGGAGCTCTCGTCCATCTCTCTCTACACTCCGAAGCTGGTCGAGGTCGTGAAGGAGCGGCCGAAGTGGAATGCGACGGAGTTCTTCAAGCACATCCACCCGAATACGCCGTACCTCCACCAATTGCCGTGTAGCTGGGGCGCGGTCTTCTTCCCCAAGCATTGGAAGGAGTTCTACGTGTACATGAACATGAGGTTCACCGAGAACGCCAAGGAGAACCCAGTCCAGATCCCCAAGTCCCGCACCAACGGCTGGCAGGCCTCCTGGAAGAAGTTCCTGATCGACATGATGTACCTCCGGGGCTACGTGAGCCTGTACCCCAACTTCCCGAACCAGGCGAGCTTCTCCACCAACCACATGGAGCCCGGAGCCCACATCAGCGCCAAGGACAACGTCGTGAGGCACAACAAGGCCGACTTCGAGGTGCCGCTGCTGAAGGAGGACTTCAGGAACTTCTTGCCCGGCGGGAAGCTGCCTCCGGCGTCGAGGCTCCCCTCGCTGAACCTGTTCAACCAGCCGCTCTCCCTCAAGGGGCTGAAGGCGGCGGGTGCCAAGCTGGGGCAGGACGTGATTCGCTGCGACAACAAGACCGAGATAGTGGCGGTCGATCACGGGACGGGGCTGCCGGCGCGGTGTGCCAAGTTCTGA